The proteins below come from a single Acidobacteriota bacterium genomic window:
- a CDS encoding DUF5916 domain-containing protein, giving the protein MCVRRYLITALCLLGSSTAAPAQTPEAPTAQALKVTAPPKLDGRLDDPIWQKAAIISGFRQREPEEGREASEPTTVRIAYDQSHLYIGAVLDDSLPAEIRASELRRDNTLDSDDTFSVLLDTYHDHRNAFVFRVNPRGTRFDALVRNESRFYYADWDEQWTAAATLTDTGWSVEIAIPFKILRFTGAAAQTWGLNFERVIKRRNEMSYWSGWSRNYAFQNVSQAGHLAGLADIKQAERVRLRPYFLGGAESLDAVATPAGTRRITEIGIDDLKWQATSTLTADLAVNPDFAQTEVDAQQVNLTRFSLFFPEKRQFFIEGADSLRMGVGLLHFGPPPLELFYSRNIGLSNQGTPITIPVGGKLTGKVGGFDIGVLSAQTDDTDRQAGENFTVGRVRKEVLGRSYIGAIVTNRQGGGARNTVMGADARFTFFNNFNVMALAARSEDDRSGAAGGAARPQWAKQVGAEWRDDFVEAGANYIDIDPGFNPGIGFVRTRERLMGVRGSLKPRPKRWRIRQFELTPNSVWYHDHERVLRSRESSFTFATAFETGDRVEIVPFASYERVVRPFPIGPGVVLPVGEYNWSGMTVNLRAYNGRRISGHVSLSAGDFYDGTKQTMTLAGDFRPNKTLSFNPTYQINDVSLSPGAFVTHLFGLRANVSFSTNLLTSAFAQYNSAGQLAATQVRVNYIFRTIDNVFLVYNETRYTDGVFDGRANKSLVLKVTYSLHR; this is encoded by the coding sequence GTGTGTGTTCGTAGATACCTGATTACTGCTCTTTGCCTCCTCGGTAGTTCAACAGCGGCCCCGGCGCAAACGCCTGAAGCGCCGACGGCGCAAGCCCTGAAAGTCACCGCGCCTCCCAAACTGGACGGCCGCCTCGACGACCCGATCTGGCAGAAGGCCGCGATCATTTCCGGGTTCAGGCAGCGCGAGCCAGAAGAGGGGCGTGAGGCGAGCGAGCCGACCACCGTCCGGATTGCCTACGACCAGTCGCACCTCTACATCGGCGCCGTGCTCGACGACAGCCTGCCGGCCGAGATTCGCGCGTCTGAACTGCGCCGCGACAACACGCTCGACAGCGACGACACCTTCTCGGTGCTGCTCGACACCTATCACGACCACCGCAACGCGTTCGTGTTCCGCGTCAACCCGCGGGGCACGCGGTTCGATGCGCTGGTGCGCAACGAGTCGCGCTTCTACTACGCCGACTGGGACGAGCAGTGGACCGCGGCCGCGACGCTGACCGACACCGGCTGGTCGGTCGAGATTGCCATCCCCTTCAAGATCCTGCGCTTCACCGGTGCCGCGGCGCAAACGTGGGGGCTCAACTTCGAGCGCGTGATCAAGCGCCGCAACGAGATGTCCTACTGGAGCGGCTGGAGCCGGAATTACGCGTTCCAGAACGTGTCGCAAGCTGGCCACCTGGCCGGCCTGGCCGACATCAAGCAGGCCGAGCGGGTGCGCCTGCGGCCGTACTTCCTGGGCGGCGCCGAGTCGCTCGACGCCGTGGCGACGCCGGCCGGCACCCGTCGCATCACCGAGATCGGCATCGACGACCTGAAGTGGCAAGCCACCTCAACGCTGACCGCCGACCTGGCGGTGAACCCCGACTTCGCGCAGACCGAAGTCGATGCGCAACAGGTGAACCTCACGCGCTTCAGCCTGTTCTTTCCGGAGAAGCGCCAGTTCTTCATCGAGGGCGCCGACTCGCTGCGCATGGGCGTCGGATTGCTGCACTTCGGACCGCCACCGCTCGAGCTGTTCTACAGCCGCAACATCGGCCTCTCGAACCAGGGCACTCCGATCACGATTCCGGTCGGCGGCAAGCTCACCGGCAAGGTCGGCGGCTTCGACATCGGCGTCCTCAGTGCGCAGACCGACGACACCGATCGCCAGGCCGGCGAGAACTTTACCGTCGGACGCGTGCGCAAGGAAGTGCTCGGCCGCTCCTACATCGGCGCCATCGTCACCAATCGGCAGGGCGGCGGCGCGCGCAACACCGTGATGGGCGCCGACGCGCGGTTCACGTTCTTCAACAACTTCAACGTCATGGCGCTGGCAGCGCGGTCGGAAGACGATCGCAGCGGGGCCGCCGGTGGTGCGGCCAGGCCGCAATGGGCGAAACAAGTCGGCGCCGAGTGGCGCGACGATTTCGTCGAGGCCGGCGCGAACTACATCGACATCGACCCGGGGTTCAATCCCGGCATTGGCTTCGTTCGGACGCGCGAGCGGCTGATGGGCGTGCGGGGGTCACTCAAGCCGCGGCCGAAGCGGTGGCGCATCCGCCAGTTCGAGCTGACGCCGAACAGCGTGTGGTACCACGACCACGAGCGCGTGCTACGGAGCCGCGAGAGCTCGTTCACGTTCGCGACCGCGTTTGAAACCGGCGACCGCGTCGAGATTGTGCCGTTCGCAAGCTACGAGCGGGTGGTGCGGCCGTTCCCCATTGGCCCCGGAGTCGTGTTGCCGGTCGGCGAGTACAACTGGAGTGGCATGACCGTGAACCTGCGCGCCTACAACGGCCGCAGGATCAGCGGCCACGTGTCGCTCAGCGCGGGCGACTTCTACGACGGCACCAAGCAGACGATGACGCTCGCGGGCGATTTCCGGCCCAACAAGACGCTGTCGTTCAACCCGACCTACCAAATCAACGACGTGAGCCTCTCGCCGGGCGCGTTTGTGACCCACCTGTTCGGCCTGCGCGCCAATGTGTCGTTCTCCACCAACCTGCTGACCTCGGCCTTTGCCCAATACAACAGCGCCGGACAGCTGGCGGCCACGCAGGTCCGCGTGAACTACATCTTCCGGACCATCGACAACGTGTTCCTGGTCTACAACGAGACCCGTTACACGGACGGCGTCTTCGACGGCCGCGCCAACAAGTCGCTGGTCCTGAAGGTCACCTACTCCCTGCACCGGTAG